One segment of Candidatus Syntrophosphaera sp. DNA contains the following:
- a CDS encoding succinylglutamate desuccinylase/aspartoacylase family protein, with protein sequence MLIFAALASACAVNRGNVFPLPRGYLLESEVFAAAKAIQDIDPGLVRLNIIGFSGTENLPLYALEIGRAEASRNVLIIGQHHGNEVLGVDLVMAWANELARKSASDKRIDAILDEFRFWIVPTINPEGYRVVSRGLFQNKRKNNRDTDGNGRLDVHTDGVDLNRNYPVFWDEDRVLPPSHHNYKGSAPASEPEVKAVIALAQKTRFELAIFYHSSPTGALAEKIFLPSLNPGNARQKARYDSLQAISQSYADDIKKDYLKGNYELGTMPGTRIGTARNYFFHIQETAAFLVEIGGVNKDGISVIHPPAKKKDQIMARHVKALRKLFYSGLRS encoded by the coding sequence TTGCTGATTTTCGCCGCCCTGGCCTCAGCCTGCGCGGTCAACAGGGGAAACGTGTTTCCCCTGCCCAGGGGCTATCTGCTTGAATCTGAAGTCTTTGCCGCCGCCAAAGCGATCCAGGACATCGATCCCGGCCTCGTGCGGTTGAACATCATCGGCTTCAGCGGCACGGAAAACCTGCCCCTCTACGCCTTGGAGATCGGCCGGGCCGAAGCTTCGCGGAATGTCCTGATCATCGGCCAGCATCATGGAAATGAGGTGCTGGGCGTGGACCTGGTCATGGCCTGGGCAAATGAGCTGGCCCGGAAATCCGCTTCTGACAAGCGTATCGACGCCATCCTGGACGAATTCCGCTTCTGGATCGTGCCCACCATCAATCCCGAAGGCTACCGCGTCGTCTCGAGGGGACTTTTCCAAAACAAGCGCAAAAACAACCGCGACACGGACGGCAACGGCAGGCTGGATGTGCATACCGACGGGGTCGACCTCAACCGGAACTATCCCGTTTTCTGGGATGAGGACCGCGTCCTGCCCCCCTCCCATCACAATTACAAAGGATCCGCCCCTGCCTCCGAACCAGAGGTCAAAGCCGTGATCGCGCTGGCCCAGAAGACCCGCTTCGAACTGGCGATCTTTTACCACAGCTCGCCCACCGGAGCCCTGGCTGAAAAGATCTTCCTGCCCTCCCTGAATCCCGGAAACGCAAGGCAAAAAGCGCGTTACGACTCCCTGCAGGCCATCTCCCAAAGCTATGCCGACGACATCAAAAAGGACTACCTGAAAGGCAACTACGAGCTCGGAACGATGCCCGGTACCCGCATTGGAACGGCGCGGAACTACTTTTTCCACATCCAGGAAACCGCCGCCTTTTTGGTCGAGATCGGTGGGGTGAATAAAGACGGCATCAGTGTCATCCATCCCCCGGCCAAAAAGAAAGACCAGATCATGGCCAGGCACGTCAAAGCCCTGCGCAAGCTCTTTTACTCCGGGCTGCGCAGCTGA
- the nadC gene encoding carboxylating nicotinate-nucleotide diphosphorylase, whose translation MNWHEIIRLALEEDIGSGDISTAYLELESVPEQAFMIAKAGGILAGVEIAREVFQTVDKLLKITLYCKDGDEVKRGQEIMRIEGNPASILQAERTALNFLQRLSGIATLTRAMASQLEGTHARLLDTRKTTPLLRGMEKYAVRVGGGFNHRFGLYDMVMLKENHIRACGGITEAVSRVKKHNTAHKIEVEVTNILELEEAVKAGVDRVMLDNMEIAEIKACVKRFGKKAELEVSGGVTAANIRAIAKTGVHYISSGALTHSYKSLDISLLFKE comes from the coding sequence ATGAATTGGCATGAGATCATCCGGCTGGCGCTGGAAGAGGACATTGGCAGCGGAGACATCAGCACCGCCTATCTGGAGCTGGAATCCGTTCCGGAGCAGGCTTTCATGATCGCCAAGGCCGGCGGCATCCTGGCTGGGGTGGAGATCGCCAGGGAGGTTTTCCAGACGGTGGACAAGCTCCTGAAGATCACGCTCTATTGCAAGGATGGGGACGAGGTCAAGCGCGGCCAGGAGATCATGCGGATCGAGGGCAATCCCGCGAGTATCCTGCAGGCTGAGCGCACCGCCCTGAATTTTCTGCAGCGCCTGAGCGGGATCGCCACCCTCACCCGCGCGATGGCCTCGCAGCTTGAAGGCACCCATGCCCGTCTGCTTGACACCCGCAAAACCACGCCCCTCCTGCGCGGCATGGAAAAATACGCCGTGCGGGTCGGAGGCGGCTTCAACCACCGCTTCGGGCTCTATGACATGGTCATGCTCAAAGAGAACCACATCCGCGCCTGCGGCGGCATCACGGAAGCGGTCAGCCGCGTGAAAAAACACAACACCGCCCACAAGATCGAGGTCGAGGTCACCAACATCCTCGAGCTCGAGGAAGCGGTGAAAGCCGGGGTCGACCGGGTGATGCTGGACAACATGGAGATCGCGGAGATCAAGGCCTGCGTCAAGCGCTTCGGCAAAAAGGCCGAGCTTGAGGTTTCCGGAGGAGTCACAGCCGCCAACATCCGCGCCATCGCCAAAACCGGAGTGCACTACATCTCCAGCGGGGCCCTGACCCATTCATACAAATCATTGGACATCAGTCTTTTATTCAAGGAGTAA